The Puntigrus tetrazona isolate hp1 chromosome 3, ASM1883169v1, whole genome shotgun sequence genome contains a region encoding:
- the fmc1 gene encoding protein FMC1 homolog has translation MAAVTCRALLKEIRVAKGSGYRNTPLYKYVLEQFRKNQVTGAQLCRARAEALHAASSYLCLLESTRLHRRLHQLYHGRGERGPEEVAGLVGLRLPTQPGGKGWET, from the exons ATGGCGGCCGTGACCTGTCGCGCGCTGCTGAAGGAGATCCGCGTCGCCAAGGGCTCCGGTTACAGAAACACTCCGCTGTATAAATATGTGCTGGAGCAGTTCAGGAAGAACCAG gtgacgGGCGCTCAGCTGTGTCGTGCGCGGGCCGAGGCTCTTCACGCGGCGAGCTCGTACCTGTGTCTGCTGGAGAGCACACGTCTGCACCGGCGTCTGCACCAGCTCTATCACGGCCGCGGGGAGCGAGGGCCCGAGGAGGTGGCGGGACTCGTGGGGCTCCGGCTCCCGACGCAGCCCGGCGGCAAGGGCTGGGAGACCTGA